One genomic segment of Synechococcus sp. M16CYN includes these proteins:
- a CDS encoding helix-turn-helix domain-containing protein produces the protein MKTTYRHLASEVGCLSAEIYREIHRCLRLPSGVVIDGVKWISKTAEELSQLLGCNEKTVQRHLKQLVEIGWLKREQLQKQLCKRVYYYTLGDNAPLEPVSAQKSLQSNRQGACH, from the coding sequence ATGAAAACCACATACAGACACCTCGCAAGTGAAGTCGGTTGCTTGAGCGCAGAGATTTACAGGGAGATTCACCGTTGCCTTCGGCTCCCTAGTGGCGTCGTTATTGATGGGGTCAAGTGGATCTCGAAGACCGCCGAGGAGTTGAGCCAGCTACTGGGCTGCAATGAGAAAACCGTGCAGCGGCATCTTAAGCAACTGGTGGAGATAGGCTGGCTAAAGCGAGAACAGCTGCAGAAGCAGTTATGTAAGCGGGTCTACTACTACACGTTGGGAGATAACGCACCGCTGGAGCCTGTATCAGCTCAAAAGTCACTTCAATCTAACCGACAGGGTGCTTGTCATTAA
- a CDS encoding high light inducible protein, which yields MDDAKFGFSAFAEQWNGRMAMLGFIIGLGTELLTGQGILAQLGLG from the coding sequence ATGGACGACGCGAAATTTGGCTTCTCCGCTTTTGCTGAACAGTGGAACGGTCGTATGGCCATGCTGGGCTTCATCATCGGCTTGGGCACCGAGCTGTTGACCGGGCAGGGCATCCTAGCCCAGTTGGGTTTAGGTTGA
- a CDS encoding thermonuclease family protein, with translation MEAMVPPSRNSYYNFRVIAINRVVDGDTIDITIDLGFNLYKKERVRVAGVDAPETRTRNLEEKELGYDAANWLKEKLETAISGEDELSVRTELVGGTGKYGRLLGWLYIGNDSMSLNEQMIIEGYAWEYSGGTKQKDLEELRRIRKHRGTIT, from the coding sequence ATGGAAGCAATGGTTCCACCTAGCAGAAATTCCTACTATAATTTTAGAGTGATAGCGATTAATCGTGTTGTTGATGGCGATACTATTGATATTACTATCGACCTTGGATTTAATCTATACAAAAAAGAAAGAGTTAGAGTTGCAGGAGTTGACGCACCAGAAACAAGAACTAGAAACTTAGAGGAAAAAGAATTGGGTTACGATGCAGCTAATTGGCTTAAAGAAAAGTTAGAAACTGCGATATCTGGTGAAGATGAATTATCTGTTAGGACTGAACTTGTTGGTGGCACTGGTAAGTATGGTCGTCTACTTGGTTGGTTGTATATTGGGAACGATAGTATGTCTCTTAATGAACAAATGATTATTGAGGGATATGCCTGGGAGTATAGTGGTGGAACAAAGCAAAAAGATCTTGAAGAGCTTAGGAGAATCAGAAAGCACCGTGGAACAATAACGTAG